GAATTTAGATTTTTTCCATAATCCCAAAAATATATCAATCAATAGATATCtaccataaataaacaataagaaaTGCACCTCTCACATTGAATTAATTTGAAGGaatttttccaaattatttattatattcatgtATACTTTGTTGGTGGGGGAAAGCTTTCCCAACTGGATGAATAAATACCCACCAAAACTTTTCTTCAGTTCTGGGGATGGGATATTTCTCAAAATTTAAAGAGATACCCACCCATCTATGCTTTTCAATGGCGAGAAAGAAATATTTCCCATGATACTGGAGATACCCACCTATATCATTTAGTGCTGAGAAAGAAATATATCCCAAGATACTGGAGAAACTCACCTACTATATCGTTTATTGccaagaaagaaatattttgttgtaaagggtccacaataatacaaagtgttaagagtccgtgtataatttttaagactttacagaaagctttcgaaccatgAACCAGgtaagggttcgaaagctttctgtaaagtcctaaaaattatacacggaacccagggaagggttcgaaagctttctgtaaagtcttaaaaattatacatgaactcttaacactttgtattattgtggaccctttacaacattatatatactctcgcgagaGAGAGTTTTTCCTTACTAAAGAAATATTTCCCAGAATTATGAAGAAATGCCCACCTATACTTTTCAGAGCTGAGGAAGAAATGTTTCTCAGAATTATGAAGAAATACCCACCTGTACTTTTCAATGCTGGGGAATGTGTTCATGTAGAGCTCCCTCAGGAAGGTCATGTGAGAGAGGGCGTCGTAATCGAATCTGGTAATGTCGTCGAGGTTCCTCAGGACGAGAGTCTCAATCCTCGAAGCTCCTCCAAAACTGTCCTTGGTCAGTGACTGGAGAGTGAGTGAGAGGATGGAACTGTACTTCGTGGGTATCATAGCTTGAGTTCAATGTCAGTGTTTTCAGTGGTTTTAGGTTTCACGTTTGCAATTTCACCAAATTGTAATGGACAAAATAATGTAATTGTTGGATTAACTAGTTTTTAAATTCCTCTGTTATTTTGATGAAACTACTCGTAACTATATTAGTTGTGAACTGTGTGGTAAATCATAAAGTTACTACATTGATTTTTTATAATTCCTCTTGCCATAATTAATTAATAGCTAAACGCTTACTTACACTATAGTGAAATTCAGCTCAAAATTGAAGATGTACCCTTTTCCATCTTTTAAAATTAGCATCTGGCAGGAGCTTATACATGTTTTTAATATTCAATAAATTTATAACAAGCAAGAAATGAACTTGTCCACAGCAAGCAGcagtcaaaaaacaaaaacaaaaaaacagtcaAGTTGTACGTAGTTATTCATGCAGAATCACAAAGACCAAGAATGGATCTACTTACTCGCATGGGATTGAAGGACAAATCTAGGTACTTGAGATGAGGCATGCGAGTCCACAGGCGCGACCTGACCTGTGTCAGCTTGTTGTGCGACAGATCCAGAGAACGCAGCTCGTGTAGAGTCTCGATCGACTGAACCTCAATCTCCGATATGGAATTTGACGACAAATTCAAGGTCACTAGATTCGGCAAGGGTATGTTAGGGGACGACGAGAAGCCAATGTTAGCCAAATTGAGTGTCTGGACGTTTTGAGTGTAGTGGAACAACTCCTTGAAGTTGGCGCGGACGGGGTTACCGCTTAGGTCTAGGCTTATGAGGTTGGTCAAGCTAACGAAGACGTTATCAGGGAGGATCGACAAGCGGTTGTTGGCTAGGTTCAGTTCGAAGAGCTTGGGAAAGCTGTAGAACATGGTGCTGTCTAGGTGCTCCAGATGGTTGTGGGAGACATCTAGGTAGTGCAGAGTATTCTCAACTTCAGCAAAGCCAGCTGTGGGCATCGAGACAAACTCGTTGTGAGACAACCGAAGTGTTTCTAGCATGGTTCCACGGAACACCGAGTTAGGCAAGGAACGGAGGTGGTTGTAAGACAAATCGAGAATTCTCAAGGTAGTGGTATCACTAAAGCATTCTGGTGGCAGGTTGACAAGATGATTGTGATTCAAATCCAGGACTTGTACTTTGCTCAGAGGTGAGAATGCTCTTGGACGTATTTTCTCAATGCCATTGTGTTCAAGGATTAGCATTTGTAGCTGGGTGATATCTCCGAAGGCACTGCTGTCGAGTTTCTTGATGAGATTGTATCCCAGGTTGAGGCTTTCCAGGTTAAACTTCAAGGCTTGTAAAAAGTTAATAGGCACTTCTATTAATTTGTTATGGCTGGCGTCAAGGGTTTTGACTTGTGGAGGGATTCCAGATGATACGCCTAGTTCTGCAATCTCATTGAAAGATATGTTCAGGGAGAGGAGACTCGAGTTGCTTGTGACATTGTAGAACGAGAGCAAGTTCAACTCCTTCAATTTATTGTGCTGCAGCTGAAGCTCCATTAGACTGGGCAAGTCGCAGAAAGCTCTGGGCTCTATTTTGTCAATGAAGTTGTTGGCTAACAGTACAGTCTTAAGTTTAGGTAagaatttgaaagcttcattGTGGACAGTTCTTATTCTGTTACCTGTGAGCACAATAGTCCTAAGCTTATCTAAATTATGAAAGGTTTCATATTCTAGCCGTTCTATAAAGTTGAGGCCAATTCTGATGTCTATAAGCTCTTTATGTACATTCTGATGGAACAGTGTTTTTGGAATGTAAGTGAGACGGTTCGACTCCATGTTAAAGTAGCGAAGCTTACCAAAAGAATAAAGAGCCGTTTCTGATATGGTTCTAATATTGTTATTGTCTAGAGCAATCCAGGTAAGTGAAGTCAAGGGCTTCAGTATGGTCTCTGGAAATTCATCTCTGTAGAAGCCAAAACTGATCTCAAGAATTTCTAGCGTGTCTAAGACATCGATGAAGGATTCAGGCGTGATATCAACAATTCGGTTGAAAGAGAGGCTGAGTTCATGTAGTTTAGGTGTATATCTGAACACATGAGGCGGAATACTGTACAGCTTGTTGCCTCTAAGTATCAAGGTGCTTAAACTGTCACCCCAAGTTTCGAAATCCTCTTCGCTTATTTCCGTTATTTGATTGTAGCCTATGTTCAAGTGAAATATATTTGTGCAATTTTCCAAGGCATCTCTTGGCACTGCTTTGAGCTGATTTCCAGACAACCCAAGCGATCCAAGGGTATCACAGATGTTCCTGAAGGCGTCGTCATGGATCTTAGCTATTCTGTTGTCGTGGATGTGGAAGAACCGAAGCTTCTGCAAGTAGGAGAAGGCCTTTGGTATTCCCTCCAGACGGTTTTTTTCTATGTTAATGAGGATGAGGGAGTGCTCGGGGCCTCCCAGGAAGGCATGGTCCGTGATGTTGCAGATGTTGTTCGCTGTCAGGAAGAGACGACCCGGGTTGACGCCCTTGAATGCTTCATCTGTGATTTCAGTCAGGAGGTTGAAATCCAAGTACAAATCTCTAGCTGTCAGAGAATTGTTGAAGAGATTGGTCGGGATGAACTGAATGAAATTCTCGCCGAAATCCAGCTGGTCGAGCATCTTGGGTGCGGGGAATCCTGTGTCCGGCAGTCTGTCGATGAGGTTGCCTCTCAGGAAGAGCCAGGAGAGGTGCTCGATGTTGCTCACGGCTTCCTTCGGGAAATCAGTGAGGAGGTTGTGGTTCAAGTCAAGAGTTCGTATGGTCCTGGCCAGGGAGTTCGGAGGGAGGAACAGAATATTGTTCTTCTTAAGGTCCAACCACACCAACCTGTCCCAGTCGGCAAAGACGTTCTGGGGCACCTTGTCGATGTCGTTATTACCCAGGTAGACGGATATCAGTGTCTCCCTCTGCGGTACCCAGTCCTCCCTGACGAGGTCGACTATTTGGTTCCTGCGGAAAAGAAGTGGCCATCAAATATTCACTGACATGAAGAACTTGTGTTCATAATGTGATTGAGGAAACATTAGGAGCTTGTACTCATAATATGATTGAGAAAACATTAGGAGGTTGTGCTCATATGATTGAGAAAACATTAGGAGGTTGCGCTCATATGATTGAGAAAACTTTAGGATCTTGTGTTCATAATATGATTGAGAAAACATTAGGAGCTAGTGCTCATAATTTGATAGAGAAATATtggcaaaatatgaaaaactgtGGAAATCTAATGCAAAGGTCAAagaaagaagaagcagaggaagtgAGTAGTGGACTcctcacttgaaaaaaaaattacctttcaaGCTATATGCAACAttacatcacaatatatatatatatatatatatatatatatatattttatatatatatatatatatatatatatatatatatatatatatatatatatatctatatatatacacacacatatatgtcatatatatagatataatatctatatatattatatatattagatatagatatatataatatattatatatatatataatattatatatatatatatatatatagtataatatagatataatctatatataatatttatatataaatagatagagagataatactatatacacatctatctatctatcatatatatatatatatatatatatatatatatctatatctatatatataatatatatatattatatatatatatattataattatatatatatctatatatttatatatatatatatatatatatatatgccatcacTTACCCGCTAAGGCTTAACCATTCCAAAGTCTTCAAGGGCTTTAGGGCATCTTTGGGTACTTTGGCTAATAAGTTGTCACTAAGGTCCAGCGATCTGAGatgctgtgccattcctctgcaaataataataataataataataataataataataataataataataataataataataataataataataataataatgttggttATCGCTGTGTAAGTGTACTGGAATGTTGAATTTGTAAATATCTCTTTTGCACATTTCAGTTTTACTCACAGTTCTTTCTTTGTTCTTTCTTTAGTTAATTAATTGAATGATTCcttcgttcattcattcattttatatttaaattaattattaatgtgattaattaatacattaatcaaataaattattaaatatcaaattaattaatgcactaaatatttaattaaaataggtaattacaaataaataaataaataaataaataaatgcattaattaataattattaataaataaataaattagtatttttaaatcttcttttttaattaattaatttatttatttatgcgttCAATAAAGTCATTATTTAatcaaataattataaattaagtaatcaatacattaattaattaaattagattaataaatcaattaattaataggtgatttgtttctttacttattttccttattatttgttTATCGACTTATTACTTGATAACCGTTACTTGAAATAGTTGATTAATTAATAGatcaaagtttatttatttatttgcttatttaattgtttattcttATATACTGTGACTACTTTGCTCAACCTCTCTGATCCCAGCTATGGCCTCTTAATGCTAGGAAATGTGAAAGCGTTCGTTCCTCTTTaacgacaagaagaagaagaggaggaggaggaggaggaggaggaggaggaggaggtggagacaGAGTCGGAAGtctcattaatttttcaataagTAAACAACAGTAAGGCTCAGGTTGTCCCCACTACTAGTCGATAAAGGAGGCTtctaagagagatagagatagatagatagatagatagatagagagagagagagagagagagagagagagagagagagagagagagagaatggggtgaTAAATGATAAGATAATGACAGAGCAATCCTTGACCTTAtagattgatatattttttcctaatgtcttaaaagatatttttggtcagctctctctctctctctctctctctctctctctctctcctctctctcttctctcctctctctctctctctctctcattacgtacTTATACAAAGCACTCTCTATAGATACTTAAAAATACTAGAGCATACTTATACGAAGGTGATTTCTAGATCATATAaacaatgatctctctctctctctctctctctctctctctctctcaaattacgtACTTATACAAGCACTCTCTAGAGATTATTCTTAAAAATACTTAGAGCAATACTTTATACGAAGGTGATTTCTGTATCATATACAAtatctctcgcttctctctctctctctctctctctctctctctcattacgtacTTATACAAACCAATATCTGTAGATACTTAAAAATACTTGAGCATACTTATACGAAGTTCATTTCTAGATCATATTAAcaataatccctctctctctctctctctcagtgttactAAATACTTGAAAGTATTCTGtaacacgcctctctctctctctctctctctctctctctctctctctctctctctctgtctgtctgtctgtctgtctctctctcagtgttactTAATACTTGAAAGTATTCTGTAGACTACACTAATACAATAAGAACTTCTTAATTACATAAACaatctctgcctgtctgtctgtctgtttctctcggAAACAGACACCCTAGGCATCTTCCATATATCTGAAAGGGAATAGGTCAGAAAGacgagaagaaagaggagagaagtaGATTAAGTAGGTAGGGAAGTGGAAGGGGGAGTAACTGAAGAGgcataggggagagagagagagagagagagagagagagagagagagagctggttccCATTGGACTTAGGTGCCTCTTTTTCACCATTTTCCGGAGACTGACAGATTGACGGGGCAGGTTCGAACGAGAATAGAGAGATAGACggatgaaaaaagagagagagagaaaaaatggaaaaggaagaacATTGAAGAGACTTAGAGAAGGCCGATCTGAAGTGAAATAGAGAGAATCAAAAGCAGGGTGATGATAAGTTAGAAATTAGGAATAAGAAGTAAAGACctggaaaaataatgatgatggatGTAACTTAGTGAGGATCGaggagaaagtgaaaaaaaattaaggggattttttgattacaaaaacactctctctctctctctctctctctctctctctctctgtgcgtgtgttaATAATTGAACGTATATTGTAGAATGTACCTACACAAAGGGGACATTTTGATTacacaaacaatctctctctctctctctctctctctctctctctctgtcaatactCGAAAGTTTACCGCAGTAAGAAGCAGGTAGCGAGGAATGAATCATAGGGAGAGGAATAACGAGAAAAAATGGATGGAAAGAGAACTAGCAAATAAAATTcgcaaaaaggaaaagaaattactAAAATTGCTTCAGTTTAAGACGAAACGAAAACGAAACAAAGGAAGGATAAAAGGGGAAAGGCACAGTGAACGAAGGAACAGTAGAATAAAGGGAAAGGAGAGGAGGAAAAGGActcaagaagacgaagaagaagaaaaagaggaggaggaggaggaggaggaggaggaggaggaggaggaggagacgagaaACTGAAATGCAGAAAAATCGAGAATGACACAAGTGGAGAAGAAGAATTAGAAATGTGTAGAGGCTTAAGAAGGAAAGATAAAAGGGTGAGGTGCAGAGAACGAAGGAGCAGTAGAATaaaggggaaaggagagaaggaaagggactcgaggaggaggagatgaagacaaagaagaagaagaagaagaagaagaagaagaggggatgTGGAAGAGGAGGTTCGTGTATGACCCATCAAAGGGGTCCTACACTCCTACTCCCCTCACTCTGCTACtcgaaatcatcatcatcattctttttCTCAGAcacttcagctctctctctctctctctctctctctctcttggccccTATCTCTCACTTGACTTGGTTTTAAGTCGTTCTCCtcataatttctttctctctctatctttatctcgcctaatctctctctctctctctctctctctctctctctctctctctcatttgtcagCTGTCAAGATTAAGCTGGTATCAACAACAAGGCATGCAAAGCTACGATATGAAGggatatataattgatattttttttacattttcctacaTTGCATTATTACATATTCCTGTGTTCATCTTTTAGTAATGCTGgccaatatatgaataaagaaataaataagtaattagataaataacatagataaataaacaaataattaaataaaacatgctgTTACGAAATGAAGGCAATATTATAACTGGCATTTACGTATATTTTCCTATATTCATCTTTTAGCCATGATTTCCAATAAATAACTAACAAACCAAGtaactaactaactaaataaacaatgaaatcaaACTAATGACTAATTAACAAAAGGTGAAAAAGGTAAACACACTTGAACGAGGTCAACCCAAGAAAGGCTGCCACTACTTACATCAAAGCCTTGTCTCCAATAGAGCGCAATTTGCTGTTCATCACTCGAAGACTTTCGACCTTCACGTCAACTATGTCTCCGTTGCTGATGACTGCCAGCCCCGAATTCAGGATGTCCATGTGAAGCAGCAACCCAGGTGGGACGGCTGGAAAAAAGGtggagaagaagacgaaggagatAAGTATTGGAAGATTTGGAGACTGAGGTGCGTTTGAGAGCAATGCAAATcaaggcataataataataataataataataataataataataataataataataataataataataataataataataatgaatttaaaacaCTTAAGTGTGAGGAATAGGTAGGCtaaagtatgcatatatatatatatatatatatatatatatatatatatatatatatatatatatataatattacacatacatacacacacatatatatatatatatatatatatatatatatatatatatatatatatatatatatatatatatatatatatatatatatatataggcatagtGTAATAAGGCGGAATTTAAAACACTCAGGTATAAGATGTGAAGAATAGGTAAACTAAAGTAtgcattatatatgcatatgcatgtatatacattcatacatacataacataacataattattatattatataatttaaatatatatatatatatatacatatacattgtcataattttgtaatatttcttctttctttcaatgTCTGAATATTTGAGTAAAAGAATCCATTTTGCAAAGACTGGCTTTTGTAATATTACACGTCAAAATGAAAAGCAGACAATGTACTTTTAATCCCCATTGCATTTTGCACAATTCAACAGTGTTCATTATTCAGCCATCGAGGGattagtttgaaaaaaaataaataaaaaacactggcCACGTACAGTCCTGTGACGTCTCCAAATGATTAATGCACTGAAAAACATATTAACGGTTAATGAATCTTTCATATTAAAGCTATGAATTGATATTCCAGTCTGCTCTGTAGCTTTCCAGCTTATAGAAAATTTAGTTCAGTCTATGTAGCTTTCCAGTTTATGgaatatttagttattattacgcttagttatttagtaaaaaaaaaaaaattgttttccttACAATGATCGAGACCATTCTTTTTcctgtgtgcgtgttttttttttttaatttaatttagttaTCTAGTCAATAATAATTTTCCCCGTACGTCGGTCGAGACacattttttccagtttttttgcatgcattttattttacaatagtttTTATTACAGTCTACTTTGAGCTTTTTTTAGTTAAAGGAATTTCCCCCAAATATCGTTCGAGAGCAATttttatgtgcgtgtgtttttttttcagttattttttggggagcctttcataaatcaaattgtagaaataaaaattgggCTAATCTGTGCATTGATCGAGACCAATATTTTCTCctgtgtgaatgttttttttcatttattttttgaggttTCACAAATCAATTTGCAGCAGTGAtggttaaaaaaaacatgaaagtgGGCTAATCCATACATTGATCgagacccattttttttttctgtgcatacgtttttttccatttatttgttgGGGgagtttttcataaaaacaattgtAGCAGTGGCGGTAGAAAAAAAGTGGGTTAATCCTTACATTGATCAAGACGTATTTTTTTCCGTGAGAATCTTTTTTTCGAGTTATTTCCATACAATGATCAAGACCAATTTTTTGTCCCGTGAGTGTATATTTTTCGAGTTATTTTTTAGGGAGGGTTTCTTAAATCAAATTGCAGCAGTAAcggtaccaaaataaaaaaaaaaagttggttaagCCATACATTGATCGAAAccctattttatttttcctgcgcTTATGTTTTTTCCGAgttatttttttgggggaggtTTTCATAAAACCTATTGCAGCAGTGATGGTcggaaaaaaagagcaaaaagtgAGTTAATAATTCAGCATCCGGGAGATTTGCTGCGTCACAGAGTTACAAAGCAAATTGATACAGACAGTTTGCCCCCAGTGGGACCAGCAGGCTGAATTAAAttgtattattagagagagagagagagagagagagagagagagagagagagagagaacggatggTGACAGGAACACGGAGGAAGGGCagaaaaggagagggagaggataagggacatgatgagagagagagagagagagagagaagagaagaagagagagacgagatcgagagagagaagagagagagagagggaggaggaggagaggagagagagatatggtggGTCCATTGGGAGGAGGTTTAGAATGTTtgggataagatatatatatatatatatatatatatatatatatatatatatatatagcgcgtctatatacacacaaatatatatatatatatatatatatatatatatatatatataacacacacacacacacacacatcacacacacacatacatatatatatatatatatatatatatatataaaacacacacacaccacacacacacacaaaatatatatatataatatatatatatatatatatatatatatatatagatgtgtgtctgtgtgtgtgtgcacatgaaCATCTCAGATTTAAATAAGCAAACATTAACACCGTACCAAATTATGTAAGACAATAACTTGCatatcaatatgaaaaaaaaatgtaaaaaacaataaataacccagagtaaaataataaataacaacaacacgAACCTAAAAAAGAATGAACAAACTATAAATCAGCTCTGTAAATAAGAGCTACAGCCGAACCAGGTGATGGTTTCTCAAATGGGGACAGCCTCCACTTGAACGAGCGACTGACGTATGGCAGGGTGGCCCggatttcagaaatggaaaataatttgaCTCCATCGCGTTGCCctggatggctctctctctctctcctgtaacgctgtctctcttctctctctctctctactgaacgctgtctctcttctctctctcctgacagttGATAGATGCGAATGTCTTGgggaacacgcacacacaaatgtagtatataatatatatatatatagtatgattaatatatatatatatatatagtatatctatctatcttctatctatcttatctatctatctatctatctatatatatatatatatatatatatatatatatatatatatatatatactatattatatatatcaccgtatatatatactatatatatatatatatatatactaatttctgcacaatttctctttataatataatatattccctAACATTAAAATCTCCGCTCCCTGGATATATGTTACCGAGGCTCCTGCATAAAGTCTGACAAATATGATATTTATCACGCTGTTTGCattgatattattatcatcattatacctTCCTTACGGTTATTGCATCGTTCAGCAAGCTGTTCCTATTTTCCACTTGTCGAATTCTTTGTTGCAAAATGTATGTTTTTCTCA
The Macrobrachium nipponense isolate FS-2020 chromosome 45, ASM1510439v2, whole genome shotgun sequence genome window above contains:
- the LOC135214493 gene encoding chaoptin-like; translation: MAWQFTRRLDLRLCLWAWLWACCILRGVVGQLSPCPFNNMCRCNYAPEGTNAALSVGHIVSEPITEVVCSGVPFAKLPAVPPGLLLHMDILNSGLAVISNGDIVDVKVESLRVMNSKLRSIGDKALIGMAQHLRSLDLSDNLLAKVPKDALKPLKTLEWLSLSGNQIVDLVREDWVPQRETLISVYLGNNDIDKVPQNVFADWDRLVWLDLKKNNILFLPPNSLARTIRTLDLNHNLLTDFPKEAVSNIEHLSWLFLRGNLIDRLPDTGFPAPKMLDQLDFGENFIQFIPTNLFNNSLTARDLYLDFNLLTEITDEAFKGVNPGRLFLTANNICNITDHAFLGGPEHSLILINIEKNRLEGIPKAFSYLQKLRFFHIHDNRIAKIHDDAFRNICDTLGSLGLSGNQLKAVPRDALENCTNIFHLNIGYNQITEISEEDFETWGDSLSTLILRGNKLYSIPPHVFRYTPKLHELSLSFNRIVDITPESFIDVLDTLEILEISFGFYRDEFPETILKPLTSLTWIALDNNNIRTISETALYSFGKLRYFNMESNRLTYIPKTLFHQNVHKELIDIRIGLNFIERLEYETFHNLDKLRTIVLTGNRIRTVHNEAFKFLPKLKTVLLANNFIDKIEPRAFCDLPSLMELQLQHNKLKELNLLSFYNVTSNSSLLSLNISFNEIAELGVSSGIPPQVKTLDASHNKLIEVPINFLQALKFNLESLNLGYNLIKKLDSSAFGDITQLQMLILEHNGIEKIRPRAFSPLSKVQVLDLNHNHLVNLPPECFSDTTTLRILDLSYNHLRSLPNSVFRGTMLETLRLSHNEFVSMPTAGFAEVENTLHYLDVSHNHLEHLDSTMFYSFPKLFELNLANNRLSILPDNVFVSLTNLISLDLSGNPVRANFKELFHYTQNVQTLNLANIGFSSSPNIPLPNLVTLNLSSNSISEIEVQSIETLHELRSLDLSHNKLTQVRSRLWTRMPHLKYLDLSFNPMRSLTKDSFGGASRIETLVLRNLDDITRFDYDALSHMTFLRELYMNTFPSIEKYRFRVGHLLATVHTLQKLHLEVREESLTDQIMGAFGPKLKELHITGQNLKDIDSKTFRGFQNRHMLQLSITDTSVTSLPDGLLTHVSDVAFLSLDLRRNKLKFLNPHVLYQNGSDWESKGTLFVRGGIALEGNDWTCECSLVWLGRWLRRWLRETLQIHTAMVKGAQEVQSKVRAATCYDPRRGQHLPLLELHSEDLGCHASALSDSGLASSTATPKAFILGLAALVLLAPMVVQQLLGS